In one window of Primulina tabacum isolate GXHZ01 chromosome 8, ASM2559414v2, whole genome shotgun sequence DNA:
- the LOC142553890 gene encoding uncharacterized protein LOC142553890 yields MDILKEELLKKRQSLSEDVGGKKFFKRSEIEQKRLQRLREEEKREAEAKALRHKKSQQEQQNDDPNSTSGQNSKPEIPKSMPESSSSKTLADEKKIDGLNLPKQEVVRRLRFLKQPVTLFGEDDEARLDRLKYVLKAGLFEVDDTDMTEGQTNDFLRDIVELKNRQKSGILSDRKRKGRKDAGEDDESGSRDDDLSGDGGSSGVDHDKDLKRMKANFEELCHEDKILVFFKKLLNEWKQELDEMSEAEKRTAKGKSMVATFKQCARYLNPLFKFCRKKILPDDIRRALLVVVDCCMKRDYLAAMDQYIKMAIGNAPWPIGVTMVGIHERSAREKIYTNSVAHIMNDETTRKYLQSVKRLMTFSQRRYPTMPSKAVEFNSLANGSDLQSLLAEEMSFGGNHQKEKLLLMPAPKED; encoded by the exons ATGGACATCCTAAAAGAGGAGTTGTTGAAGAAGAGGCAGAGCCTGTCGGAGGATGTCGGAGGCAAAAAGTTCTTCAAGCGTTCTGAAATCGAGCAGAAACGCCTTCAGCGCCTGCGAGAAGAGGAAAAACGGGAGGCTGAGGCCAAAGCCCTCCGCCACAAGAAATCGCAGCAAGAACAACAGAACGATGACCCTAATTCAACTTCAGGTCAGAATTCCAAGCCCGAGATTCCCAAATCCATGCCCGAATCATCCTCTTCGAAGACCCTGGCCGACGAGAAAAAGATCGACGGTCTCAATCTACCGAAGCAAGAAGTCGTCCGCCGCCTCCGCTTCTTGAAACAGCCGGTGACCCTCTTTGGAGAAGACGATGAGGCGAGACTAGACCGTTTGAAGTATGTTCTAAAGGCTGGATTGTTTGAGGTTGATGATACTGATATGACGGAGGGGCAAACTAATGATTTCTTGCGCGATATCGTGGAGCTTAAGAATCGGCAGAAGTCGGGTATTTTGAGTGATAGGAAGAGGAAAGGGAGGAAGGACGCCGGGGAGGATGACGAAAGTGGAAGTCGGGATGATGATTTGAGTGGGGATGGGGGTTCTTCTGGTGTGGATCATGACAAGGATTTGAAACGAATGAAGGCGAATTTCGAGGAGTTGTGCCACGAGGATAAGATTCTAGTGTTCTTTAAGAAGCTGTTGAATGAGTGGAAACAGGAATTGGATGAGATGAGTGAGGCTGAAAAGAGGACGGCCAAAGGGAAGTCCATGGTAGCCACTTTCAAGCAATGTGCCCGTTATTTGAATCCTCTTTTCAAGTTCTGTAGGAAGAAG ATTCTTcctgatgatattcggcgagcaCTGCTGGTGGTTGTTGATTGTTGTATGAAACGTGACTACCTTGCTGCAATGGACCAGTACATAAAAATGGCGATTGGAAATGCTCCATGGCCCATTGGTGTTACTATGGTTGGCATCCATGAACGTTCTGCACGTGAAAAGATTTATACCAACAGTGTCGCACACATAATGAACGATGAGACAACTCGCAAGTATTTGCAATCTGTTAAGAGGCTGATGACTTTCTCCCAACGTCGGTATCCAACTATGCCTTCCAAAGCTGTTGAGTTCAACAGTCTTGCAAATGGCAGTGATTTGCAGTCGCTGTTAGCAGAGGAAATGTCATTTGGAGGGAATCATCAAAAGGAGAAGCTTCTATTGATGCCTGCTCCTAAAGAAGACTAG